One genomic region from Streptomyces venezuelae encodes:
- the lon gene encoding endopeptidase La — protein MASASKASAPLTLPVLPLDDEVVLPGMVVPLDLSDNDVRAAVEAAQAAARPGGGKPRVLLVPRVDGTYAGTGVLGTVEQVGRLSDGDPGALIRGLGRVRIGAGTTGPGGALWVEGSTVEEALPDPLPGSVNELVREYKALATSWLKKRGAWQVVDRVQQIDGVGALADNSGYSPFLTVEQKVELLETADPVARLKLATAQLREHLAEQDVAETIAKDVQEGVDKQQREFLLRRQLEAVRKELRDLNGEAEGDESDDYRARVEAADLPEKVREAALKEVEKLERSSDQSPEGSWIRTWLDTVLELPWSERTEDRYDIPGAQAVLDAEHAGLEDVKERITEYLAVRKRRAERGLGVVGGRRGGAVLALVGPPGVGKTSLGESVAHAMGRKFVRVALGGVRDEAEIRGHRRTYVGALPGRIVRAIKEAGSMNPVILLDEIDKVGSDFRGDPAAALLEVLDPAQNHTFRDHYLEVELDLSDVVFLATANVLEAIPEALLDRMELVRLDGYTEDEKVVIARDHLLPRQLERAGLEPGEVVLEDASLRKLAGEYTREAGVRTLERAIARLLRKVTAQHELGDRELPFTVTPEDLRDLIGRPHHVPESAQDPAERRTAVPGVATGLAVTGAGGDVLFVEASLADPETGAAGLTLTGQLGDVMKESAQIALSFLRSHGAELELPVTGLKDRGVHIHFPAGAVPKDGPSAGVTMTTALASLLSGRQVRTDVAMTGEVSLTGRVLPIGGVKQKLLAAHRAGITTVVIPKRNEADLDDVPAEILEKLEVHPVTDVRQVLEIALAPAAVPVAVAA, from the coding sequence ATGGCTTCTGCGTCCAAGGCGTCCGCGCCGCTCACTCTGCCTGTGCTGCCGCTCGACGACGAGGTCGTGCTGCCCGGAATGGTGGTGCCGCTGGACCTCTCCGACAACGACGTACGGGCCGCCGTCGAGGCCGCCCAGGCCGCCGCCCGTCCGGGAGGCGGCAAGCCGCGGGTGCTGCTCGTGCCCCGCGTCGACGGGACCTACGCGGGGACCGGTGTCCTCGGCACCGTCGAGCAGGTGGGGCGGCTGTCCGACGGCGACCCCGGCGCGCTGATCCGCGGCCTCGGCCGCGTCCGCATCGGCGCCGGCACGACCGGACCCGGCGGCGCCCTGTGGGTCGAGGGAAGCACCGTCGAGGAGGCCCTGCCCGACCCGCTGCCCGGCTCCGTGAACGAGCTGGTCAGGGAGTACAAGGCACTCGCCACCAGCTGGCTGAAGAAGCGCGGCGCCTGGCAGGTCGTCGACCGCGTCCAGCAGATCGACGGCGTCGGCGCCCTCGCCGACAACTCCGGCTACTCGCCCTTCCTCACCGTCGAGCAGAAGGTCGAGCTCCTGGAGACCGCCGACCCGGTCGCCCGCCTCAAGCTCGCCACCGCCCAGCTCCGCGAGCACCTCGCCGAGCAGGACGTCGCCGAGACCATCGCCAAGGACGTCCAGGAGGGCGTCGACAAGCAGCAGCGCGAGTTCCTGCTCCGCCGCCAGCTCGAAGCCGTCCGCAAGGAGCTCCGCGACCTCAACGGCGAGGCCGAGGGCGACGAGTCCGACGACTACCGCGCCCGCGTCGAGGCCGCCGACCTGCCCGAGAAGGTCCGCGAGGCGGCCCTCAAGGAGGTCGAGAAGCTGGAGCGGTCCAGCGACCAGTCCCCGGAGGGCTCCTGGATCCGCACCTGGCTCGACACCGTCCTCGAACTGCCCTGGAGCGAGCGCACCGAGGACCGGTACGACATCCCGGGCGCCCAGGCGGTCCTCGACGCCGAGCACGCGGGCCTGGAGGACGTGAAGGAGCGCATCACCGAGTACCTCGCCGTGCGCAAGCGGCGGGCCGAGCGCGGCCTCGGCGTCGTCGGCGGCCGCCGCGGCGGAGCCGTCCTCGCCCTCGTCGGCCCGCCCGGCGTCGGCAAGACCTCGCTGGGCGAGTCCGTCGCCCACGCGATGGGACGGAAGTTCGTCCGCGTCGCCCTCGGCGGCGTCCGCGACGAGGCCGAGATCCGCGGCCACCGGCGGACCTACGTCGGCGCCCTGCCCGGCCGGATCGTCCGCGCCATCAAGGAGGCCGGGTCCATGAACCCGGTGATCCTGCTCGACGAGATCGACAAGGTCGGCTCCGACTTCCGGGGCGACCCGGCCGCGGCCCTCCTCGAAGTCCTCGACCCCGCGCAGAACCACACCTTCCGCGACCACTACCTGGAGGTCGAACTCGACCTCTCCGACGTCGTCTTCCTCGCCACGGCCAACGTCCTCGAAGCCATCCCCGAGGCGCTCCTCGACCGCATGGAGCTGGTCAGGCTCGACGGGTACACCGAGGACGAGAAGGTCGTCATCGCCCGCGACCACCTCCTCCCGCGCCAGCTGGAGCGGGCCGGCCTGGAGCCCGGCGAGGTCGTCCTGGAGGACGCGTCCCTGCGGAAGCTCGCCGGCGAGTACACCCGGGAGGCGGGCGTCCGCACCCTGGAGCGCGCCATCGCCCGGCTGCTCCGGAAGGTCACGGCCCAGCACGAACTGGGCGACCGCGAGCTGCCGTTCACGGTCACCCCGGAGGACCTGCGGGACCTGATCGGCCGGCCGCACCACGTGCCCGAGTCGGCCCAGGACCCGGCCGAGCGGCGTACGGCCGTGCCGGGCGTCGCCACCGGACTCGCGGTGACCGGCGCGGGCGGAGACGTCCTCTTCGTGGAGGCTTCCCTCGCCGACCCGGAGACCGGCGCCGCCGGGCTCACCCTCACCGGCCAGCTGGGCGACGTGATGAAGGAGTCCGCGCAGATCGCGCTCTCCTTCCTCCGCTCGCACGGCGCGGAGCTGGAGCTGCCCGTCACCGGACTCAAGGACCGGGGCGTGCACATCCACTTCCCGGCCGGGGCCGTCCCCAAGGACGGGCCGAGCGCGGGCGTCACGATGACGACCGCCCTCGCGTCCCTGCTGAGCGGCCGCCAGGTCCGTACGGACGTGGCCATGACCGGCGAGGTCTCCCTCACCGGCCGGGTCCTCCCGATCGGTGGCGTGAAGCAGAAGCTGCTCGCCGCGCACCGGGCGGGCATCACGACGGTCGTGATCCCCAAGCGGAACGAGGCCGACCTGGACGACGTCCCGGCCGAGATCCTGGAGAAGCTGGAGGTCCACCCGGTGACCGACGTCCGGCAGGTCCTGGAGATCGCGCTCGCTCCGGCGGCGGTTCCGGTGGCCGTCGCCGCGTAA
- a CDS encoding TetR/AcrR family transcriptional regulator — protein MGAIRTPRGRWIEEGLRALAEGGPEAVRIEPLAQALGVSKGGFYGYFANRDALLAEMLDTWEREVSEAVIERIESGGGEGRAKLGRLFDFVQNVADGPVTGLAVDLAVRDWARRDEAVAARLRRTDNRRMEYLRSLFRSFCPDEDDVEVRSLLVFSLRVADHFIAVDHGGRTQAEMAALTRDWLLR, from the coding sequence ATGGGCGCGATCCGCACACCGCGTGGCCGGTGGATCGAGGAGGGCCTCCGCGCGCTCGCCGAGGGCGGCCCGGAGGCCGTACGCATCGAACCGCTGGCCCAGGCCCTCGGCGTCAGCAAGGGCGGCTTCTACGGGTACTTCGCCAACCGCGACGCCCTGCTCGCCGAGATGCTCGACACCTGGGAGCGCGAGGTCTCCGAAGCCGTCATCGAGCGGATCGAGAGCGGCGGGGGAGAGGGCCGCGCCAAACTCGGCCGGCTCTTCGACTTCGTCCAGAACGTCGCCGACGGGCCGGTGACCGGCCTCGCCGTCGACCTCGCCGTCCGGGACTGGGCCCGGCGCGACGAGGCCGTCGCCGCACGGCTCCGGCGCACCGACAACCGGCGCATGGAGTACCTGCGTTCGCTCTTCCGGAGCTTCTGCCCCGACGAGGACGACGTCGAGGTCCGCAGCCTGCTCGTCTTCTCGCTGCGCGTGGCCGACCACTTCATCGCGGTCGACCACGGCGGGCGCACACAGGCGGAGATGGCGGCGCTGACGAGGGACTGGCTGCTCAGGTAG
- a CDS encoding GNAT family N-acetyltransferase, translated as MDIAAITSVWVAGWTVSRGTPAAVVEPWGYRIDVGLPRHVVRHVLPAPDADSVGALCERLTEPYSWLKVMAAPEEVAPWITEGWTVPDDPGFMMVKPLDPGARPAPPEGYARTTEVRNGVIRVRVLAPDGTLAARGQIAPTGSTAVADQIETDPAHRRRGLGANVMRTLEAAAAQAGAETGVLAATTDGLALYDSLDWRYRGPLTGIVRSGT; from the coding sequence ATGGATATTGCAGCCATTACCTCCGTGTGGGTGGCCGGGTGGACCGTCTCCCGGGGGACCCCGGCCGCCGTCGTCGAGCCCTGGGGCTACCGGATCGACGTCGGCCTGCCGCGGCATGTCGTACGGCACGTGCTGCCCGCCCCCGACGCGGACTCCGTCGGCGCGCTCTGCGAGCGGCTCACCGAGCCGTACAGCTGGCTCAAGGTGATGGCGGCGCCGGAGGAGGTGGCGCCGTGGATCACCGAGGGGTGGACGGTCCCCGACGACCCGGGCTTCATGATGGTCAAGCCGCTGGACCCGGGCGCCCGCCCCGCGCCTCCGGAGGGGTACGCGCGGACCACCGAGGTCCGGAACGGGGTCATCCGGGTCCGCGTCCTCGCCCCGGACGGCACCCTGGCCGCGCGCGGCCAGATCGCCCCGACCGGCTCCACCGCCGTCGCCGACCAGATCGAGACCGACCCCGCGCACCGGCGGCGCGGCCTCGGCGCGAACGTCATGCGCACGCTGGAGGCGGCCGCCGCACAGGCCGGCGCCGAGACCGGGGTGCTGGCGGCGACCACGGACGGCCTCGCGCTGTACGACTCCCTCGACTGGCGCTACCGCGGGCCCCTCACCGGGATCGTCCGGTCGGGAACCTGA
- a CDS encoding RNA polymerase sigma factor: MRLLRPSGAGPAGGDEDDDAALLRAVARGDSEALGVLYDRHAGWLHARLARRCPDEETVREVLQDTFVTVWRSAGTHRGRGEAGGWLWVIAARRLVDAQRVRARVDRAAVPAEPPAPAPSAEERVLAGLEYGEVGAALDRISPELAEVLRATVVDGLTTRETARLLGIPEGTVKTRALRARRELRAALGAGGPYPLGGTA; this comes from the coding sequence GTGAGACTGTTGCGCCCCTCAGGGGCAGGCCCCGCAGGGGGAGACGAGGACGACGACGCGGCGCTGCTGCGCGCGGTCGCCCGGGGGGACTCCGAGGCGCTCGGCGTCCTCTACGACCGGCACGCCGGCTGGCTGCACGCCCGGCTCGCCCGGCGCTGCCCGGACGAGGAGACCGTGCGGGAGGTCCTCCAGGACACCTTCGTGACGGTCTGGCGCTCGGCCGGCACCCACCGGGGGCGGGGCGAGGCCGGCGGATGGCTCTGGGTGATCGCCGCCCGCCGCCTCGTGGACGCCCAGCGGGTGCGGGCCCGCGTCGACCGCGCGGCCGTGCCCGCGGAACCGCCCGCCCCCGCGCCCTCCGCCGAGGAGCGGGTGCTCGCCGGCCTGGAGTACGGGGAGGTGGGCGCCGCCCTCGACCGGATCTCGCCCGAACTCGCCGAGGTCCTGCGGGCGACCGTCGTCGACGGCCTGACGACCCGCGAGACCGCCCGGCTGCTCGGCATACCCGAAGGCACCGTCAAGACCCGCGCCCTGCGCGCCCGCCGCGAACTGCGCGCCGCCCTCGGCGCCGGTGGCCCGTACCCCCTGGGAGGCACCGCATGA
- a CDS encoding lytic polysaccharide monooxygenase yields MPSYRRTSAVAASALSAAALVGLTPSTAGAHGAVFNPVSRVAACYAEGPETPKSQVCKDLVADSGTQPLYDWNEVNIANADGQHQALIPDGKLCSANRAKYRALDWARTDWPATAVAAGSFDFKVRVTAAHSGTMTVYITKAGFDPTQPLKWSDLDATPVAVHNTTRTATDGYYNFTGNLPARTGRHIVYKVWQRNDSPEAFYSCSDVTFGGTAAAPAQLTAQAPTEAKIAAGADLSTVSHAGHGGDEQAPALSAEATGAPSSPLPLALAGAGALAAFAGGTLLLGRRRNPSAS; encoded by the coding sequence ATGCCCTCGTACCGCCGCACCTCCGCCGTCGCCGCCTCCGCCCTGTCCGCGGCCGCCCTCGTCGGCCTCACCCCCTCCACGGCCGGTGCCCACGGCGCCGTCTTCAACCCCGTGAGCCGGGTGGCGGCCTGTTACGCCGAAGGCCCCGAGACGCCCAAGTCGCAGGTGTGCAAGGACCTCGTCGCCGACTCCGGCACCCAGCCGCTCTACGACTGGAACGAGGTCAACATCGCCAACGCCGACGGGCAGCACCAGGCCCTCATCCCGGACGGCAAGCTCTGCTCGGCGAACCGCGCCAAGTACCGGGCGCTGGACTGGGCGCGCACCGACTGGCCGGCGACGGCGGTCGCGGCCGGCTCCTTCGACTTCAAGGTCCGCGTGACGGCGGCCCACTCGGGCACGATGACGGTCTACATCACCAAGGCCGGCTTCGACCCGACGCAGCCCCTGAAGTGGTCGGACCTGGACGCGACCCCGGTCGCCGTCCACAACACCACCCGCACGGCGACGGACGGCTACTACAACTTCACGGGCAACCTGCCGGCCCGCACCGGCCGCCACATCGTCTACAAGGTGTGGCAGCGCAACGACAGCCCCGAGGCCTTCTACAGCTGCTCGGACGTCACCTTCGGCGGTACGGCGGCGGCGCCGGCCCAGCTCACGGCCCAGGCCCCGACCGAGGCGAAGATCGCCGCGGGCGCCGACCTGTCCACCGTCAGCCACGCCGGCCACGGCGGCGACGAGCAGGCCCCGGCGCTCTCCGCCGAGGCCACCGGCGCCCCCTCCTCGCCGCTCCCCCTGGCGCTCGCGGGCGCGGGCGCCCTCGCCGCCTTCGCCGGGGGCACCCTGCTCCTGGGCCGCCGCCGGAACCCGTCCGCCTCCTAG
- a CDS encoding zf-HC2 domain-containing protein: MTSPASSPTPPPWHVTDALALRYAEGAAAETDAWSLEKHVESCSPCAGRVSAAVRAGAAGPALAAVRAELLASVGHRPAPAPAPAAAPVPARHPLGRSARLWWAAGPALRGSWVVAVALVLGGAFALAYGAGFQGARSWLLAASPVLPLAGVAVSYGRHADPLYEITAATPSGGLRLLLTRTAAVLAVCVPLLTAGGALLPPVAGFPGAAAWLLPGLALTLATLALGSFVGCRAAAATLAGGWLLAVTGPLLGQQGADTGGAAVLVRYFSGPVAQGSWAVAALACAALLVLRRRSFDHLETR, encoded by the coding sequence ATGACGTCCCCCGCCTCATCCCCGACGCCACCCCCCTGGCACGTCACCGACGCGCTGGCGCTCCGGTACGCGGAGGGTGCCGCGGCCGAGACGGACGCCTGGTCGCTGGAGAAGCACGTCGAGTCCTGCTCCCCCTGCGCGGGGCGCGTCTCGGCCGCCGTACGCGCCGGAGCCGCGGGCCCGGCCCTGGCCGCCGTACGGGCGGAGCTCCTGGCCTCCGTGGGACACCGGCCGGCACCGGCACCCGCGCCGGCGGCTGCACCCGTGCCGGCCCGCCACCCCCTCGGCCGGAGCGCGCGGCTCTGGTGGGCCGCCGGGCCCGCCCTGCGCGGCTCCTGGGTCGTGGCGGTGGCGCTCGTCCTGGGCGGCGCCTTCGCCCTGGCCTACGGCGCCGGGTTCCAGGGCGCGCGGAGCTGGCTGCTCGCCGCCTCCCCGGTCCTCCCGCTCGCCGGCGTCGCCGTCTCGTACGGACGCCACGCCGACCCGCTGTACGAGATCACCGCCGCCACCCCGTCCGGCGGGCTGCGGCTGCTCCTCACCCGTACCGCCGCCGTGCTCGCCGTCTGCGTACCGCTGCTGACCGCGGGCGGGGCGCTGCTGCCTCCGGTGGCCGGCTTCCCGGGGGCGGCCGCCTGGCTGCTGCCGGGGCTCGCGCTGACCCTGGCGACCCTCGCGCTCGGCTCCTTCGTCGGCTGCCGGGCGGCGGCCGCGACGCTCGCCGGCGGCTGGCTCCTCGCCGTGACGGGCCCGCTGCTCGGGCAGCAGGGCGCCGACACGGGCGGTGCGGCCGTCCTCGTCCGCTACTTCTCCGGTCCTGTCGCACAAGGGAGCTGGGCCGTCGCCGCGCTGGCCTGCGCCGCCCTGCTCGTGCTGCGGCGCCGTTCCTTCGACCACTTGGAGACCCGGTGA
- a CDS encoding TetR/AcrR family transcriptional regulator, with amino-acid sequence MPEKKEPTPRKPAGRGSYAVGDARRRKILDTAVDHFGRWGFHASSLARIANDCGITQGGLLHHFRSKEDLLLSVLGQSEQHDIERLFSVEPESYAAYLETLVALIEENTRRPGIVRMYNVLVGESGNIGHPAHEYFKERYARVLRHTVELLEEAVRRGELRADIDCRAVGQEHLAVMDGLQIQWALDPESMDMPARVRSFLERRYAEMAAPRG; translated from the coding sequence ATGCCGGAGAAGAAGGAACCGACGCCCCGTAAACCCGCAGGCCGGGGCAGTTACGCGGTCGGTGACGCGCGCCGCCGAAAGATCCTGGACACCGCCGTCGACCACTTCGGGCGCTGGGGGTTCCACGCCTCCTCGCTCGCCCGGATCGCCAACGACTGCGGGATCACCCAGGGCGGACTGCTGCACCACTTCCGGAGCAAGGAGGACCTGCTCCTCTCGGTCCTCGGGCAGAGCGAACAGCACGACATCGAGCGGCTGTTCAGCGTCGAGCCCGAGTCGTACGCCGCCTACCTGGAAACCCTGGTCGCGCTGATCGAGGAGAACACCCGGCGCCCCGGCATCGTCCGGATGTACAACGTCCTGGTGGGCGAGTCCGGCAACATCGGCCACCCCGCCCACGAGTACTTCAAGGAGCGCTACGCGCGCGTGCTCCGGCACACGGTCGAACTCCTGGAGGAGGCCGTGCGGCGCGGCGAGCTGCGCGCCGACATCGACTGCCGGGCCGTCGGGCAGGAGCACCTCGCCGTCATGGACGGGCTCCAGATCCAGTGGGCCCTCGACCCGGAGTCGATGGACATGCCCGCGCGCGTCCGGTCCTTCCTGGAGCGGCGGTACGCGGAGATGGCGGCGCCGCGGGGGTGA
- a CDS encoding DUF2867 domain-containing protein, with protein MRLPRTAHTSRPWRIHEFADDFHVEDVWALPVTGGPDELERLVRQFTNGDGTALSTPVVRALFALRWKLGALLGLDKPAAGLSARVGSLRERLPEDLRTGTRGPDLQVVPFTSVYQTDREWVAETANRTAHAVMHIGWVPDPTPGDPGRHRARMAVLVKPNGLLGTLYVAGIKPFRYLGVYPKLLNAIGREWEAGRKTPAATAS; from the coding sequence ATGAGACTTCCCCGCACCGCGCACACCTCCCGCCCGTGGCGGATCCACGAGTTCGCGGACGACTTCCACGTCGAGGACGTGTGGGCACTGCCCGTGACGGGCGGCCCGGACGAACTCGAACGACTCGTACGGCAGTTCACGAACGGCGACGGCACCGCCCTCTCCACCCCCGTGGTCCGCGCGCTCTTCGCGCTGCGCTGGAAGCTGGGCGCCCTGCTCGGCCTGGACAAGCCGGCCGCCGGCCTGAGCGCACGGGTGGGCTCCCTCCGGGAGCGGCTCCCGGAGGACCTGCGCACGGGGACGCGCGGCCCCGACCTGCAGGTGGTGCCGTTCACGTCCGTCTACCAGACCGACCGGGAGTGGGTGGCGGAGACCGCCAACCGGACCGCCCACGCGGTGATGCACATCGGCTGGGTCCCGGACCCCACCCCGGGCGATCCCGGCCGGCACCGCGCCCGGATGGCCGTCCTGGTGAAGCCCAACGGCCTGCTCGGCACCCTCTACGTGGCGGGGATCAAGCCGTTCCGGTACCTCGGCGTGTACCCGAAACTGCTGAACGCGATCGGCCGGGAGTGGGAGGCGGGCAGAAAGACGCCGGCCGCGACGGCGTCCTGA
- a CDS encoding lysozyme, translated as MRVHRSGTTLAGAALAALALLLPLAGSAGAAQDPGARQEPVRGSASMGMGVLKHDGRDGKPGGISVQAVQTEGVDVSSHQGNVAWSTLWNSGVKWAYVKATEGTYYKNTYFTQQYNGSYNVGMIRGTYHFATPDTTTGAAQADYFVNNGGGWSKDGRTLPGVLDIEWNPYGATCYGKTQSGMVTWIRDFLNRYKYRTGRDAVIYTATSWWTQCTGNYSGFAATNPLWIARYASTVGELPAGWQYYTMWQYTSSGPTVGDHNHFNGDLSRVQALANG; from the coding sequence CCGGCTCCGCCGGCGCCGCCCAGGACCCGGGTGCCCGGCAGGAGCCCGTGCGCGGCTCCGCCTCCATGGGCATGGGCGTCCTGAAGCACGACGGCCGCGACGGCAAGCCCGGCGGGATCTCGGTCCAGGCCGTCCAGACGGAAGGCGTGGACGTCTCCAGCCACCAGGGGAACGTCGCCTGGTCCACGCTGTGGAACAGCGGGGTCAAGTGGGCCTACGTCAAGGCGACGGAAGGCACGTACTACAAGAACACCTACTTCACGCAGCAGTACAACGGCTCGTACAACGTCGGCATGATCCGGGGCACGTACCACTTCGCCACCCCGGACACGACGACCGGCGCCGCCCAGGCCGACTACTTCGTCAACAACGGCGGCGGCTGGTCGAAGGACGGCAGGACCCTGCCGGGCGTCCTCGACATCGAGTGGAACCCGTACGGCGCGACCTGCTACGGCAAGACCCAGTCCGGGATGGTGACCTGGATCCGCGACTTCCTGAACCGGTACAAGTACCGGACCGGGCGCGACGCGGTCATCTACACGGCGACCAGCTGGTGGACCCAGTGCACGGGCAACTACTCCGGCTTCGCCGCGACGAACCCGCTCTGGATCGCGCGGTACGCCTCGACCGTGGGCGAACTCCCGGCCGGCTGGCAGTACTACACGATGTGGCAGTACACGTCCTCGGGCCCGACGGTCGGCGACCACAACCACTTCAACGGCGACCTCTCGCGCGTCCAGGCACTCGCCAACGGCTGA
- a CDS encoding DUF4240 domain-containing protein has protein sequence MNDDAFWALIDELGGRPGDRDERLEWLRVELTRRPAAESVAFQVCLEEACERADTRAVWKAANRVEGGGCTEDAFHYFTLWLVGQGRKVYESVVADPDALADVPGVRALVGRHRDEWDDDEWPEWEELDYVAQDAFDELTGQEDDEGDEFLDAVEELADERGEREEDDVPLGSRPEGLAIPRLTALFPLGSSGS, from the coding sequence ATGAACGACGACGCCTTCTGGGCTCTCATCGACGAGTTGGGCGGCCGCCCGGGTGACCGGGACGAGCGGCTGGAGTGGCTGCGGGTGGAGCTGACACGGCGCCCGGCGGCCGAGAGCGTGGCGTTCCAGGTGTGTCTCGAGGAGGCGTGCGAGCGGGCGGACACCCGCGCGGTCTGGAAGGCGGCGAACCGCGTCGAGGGCGGCGGCTGCACGGAGGACGCCTTCCACTACTTCACGCTCTGGCTGGTCGGCCAGGGGCGGAAGGTGTACGAGTCGGTCGTCGCCGACCCCGACGCCCTGGCCGACGTGCCCGGGGTCCGGGCCCTCGTGGGGCGACACCGGGACGAGTGGGACGACGACGAGTGGCCCGAGTGGGAGGAGCTCGACTACGTCGCCCAGGACGCGTTCGACGAGCTGACCGGCCAGGAGGACGACGAGGGGGACGAGTTCCTCGACGCGGTCGAGGAACTCGCGGACGAGCGGGGCGAGCGGGAAGAGGACGACGTGCCCCTGGGGTCTCGGCCGGAGGGGTTGGCGATACCCCGGCTCACCGCCCTCTTCCCGCTCGGGTCGTCCGGCTCCTAG
- a CDS encoding ABC transporter ATP-binding protein codes for MNQPATVAVTGLTVRHRRTVALDALDLSLSPGIHGLLGPNGAGKTSLIRVLATVAAPSSGRVELLGGDVGSHGERTEIRRRLGYLPQEFGYYPAFTVREFVAYVAWLKEVPADRAGAAVERAVERVGLADRIDARMKTLSGGMVRRAGIAQAIVNEPELLLLDEPTAGLDPEQRVDFRALLRELGTEATVVVSTHLVEDVAAACTDVALIESGVLAFRGTTAELAALGGESADAGDSTTNAIERGYTAALRAHRDRLAGGGAGQRVKESLR; via the coding sequence GTGAACCAGCCCGCCACGGTCGCGGTGACCGGACTGACCGTCCGGCACCGCCGCACCGTCGCCCTCGACGCGCTCGACCTGTCCCTCTCCCCCGGAATCCACGGCCTGCTCGGCCCGAACGGTGCCGGGAAGACCTCGCTCATCCGGGTCCTCGCGACCGTCGCCGCCCCCTCCTCCGGGCGGGTGGAGCTGCTCGGCGGGGACGTCGGCAGCCATGGCGAGCGCACCGAGATCCGGCGCCGACTCGGCTATCTGCCGCAGGAGTTCGGCTACTACCCGGCCTTCACGGTCCGTGAGTTCGTGGCGTACGTGGCCTGGCTGAAGGAGGTGCCGGCGGACCGGGCCGGGGCGGCCGTGGAGCGGGCGGTCGAGCGCGTCGGGCTCGCCGACCGGATCGACGCGCGGATGAAGACGCTCTCGGGCGGCATGGTCCGGCGCGCGGGCATCGCCCAGGCGATCGTGAACGAGCCGGAGCTGCTGCTGCTCGACGAGCCGACGGCGGGCCTCGACCCGGAGCAGCGGGTCGACTTCCGCGCGCTGCTGCGGGAGCTGGGCACGGAGGCGACGGTGGTGGTCTCCACGCACCTGGTGGAGGACGTGGCCGCGGCCTGCACCGATGTCGCGCTGATCGAGTCGGGGGTGCTCGCCTTCCGGGGCACGACCGCCGAACTCGCCGCGCTCGGCGGCGAGTCGGCGGATGCGGGTGACTCGACGACGAACGCGATCGAGCGCGGCTACACGGCCGCCCTGCGCGCCCACCGCGACCGCCTCGCCGGGGGCGGCGCCGGACAGCGCGTGAAGGAGTCGCTCCGATGA